The proteins below are encoded in one region of Lactuca sativa cultivar Salinas chromosome 3, Lsat_Salinas_v11, whole genome shotgun sequence:
- the LOC111884409 gene encoding uncharacterized protein LOC111884409: MSMIKDCTTTKPSSTTVRSSFFLGCFGCSGEKIQRRDKVNLGCRRRWISKWNLSFKKSATKTVPVELTSTSGKSKSFQLLEKHAPATSDTTWEIQVVEEDATLTKKSVFMVEGNLAPVTSNEHNNRRKKWVSILKRQNASSRSSRKEMKAATTTATSAGLDPPGKKSVSISYPVVSFPLKPLTDATSLPPPKEKKPSHAPPAAGGADKVTFNKQPPLAGRFDSVIGMSVILVALLIMLLWGKICAVLCTSAWFFIAPRLVAGGERSALATAEKGRQESHINLDLESTEYKKKVVLEGLLQRNHRNVVGRL, translated from the coding sequence ATGTCGATGATCAAAGACTGCACCACCACCAAACCATCGTCCACAACCGTGAGGAGCTCCTTCTTTCTCGGTTGTTTTGGTTGTTCCGGCGAGAAGATACAACGCAGGGATAAAGTCAACTTGGGCTGCCGGCGTCGTTGGATCTCTAAGTGGAACTTGAGTTTCAAAAAATCCGCCACCAAGACAGTTCCTGTTGAACTCACCTCCACCTCCGGGAAATCAAAATCGTTTCAGCTTTTGGAGAAACATGCTCCGGCGACATCCGATACAACATGGGAAATTCAGGTGGTGGAAGAAGACGCAACGTTGACCAAAAAATCTGTTTTCATGGTGGAGGGAAACCTTGCTCCGGTGACATCCAATGAACATAATAACCGTCGGAAAAAATGGGTTTCTATACTCAAGCGTCAAAACGCGTCATCCCGTAGCAGCCGAAAAGAAATGAAAGCAGCCACCACAACAGCCACCAGTGCCGGCCTAGACCCCCCGGGAAAAAAATCTGTGTCAATTTCTTACCCTGTTGTTTCTTTCCCTCTCAAACCTTTGACTGATGCGACATCTCTACCGCCGCCTAAAGAGAAGAAACCTTCTCATGCTCCTCCTGCAGCCGGTGGAGCTGACAAAGTAACTTTCAACAAGCAGCCGCCGTTGGCTGGGCGGTTTGATTCCGTGATTGGTATGTCAGTAATACTAGTGGCACTACTCATAATGCTGCTATGGGGTAAGATATGTGCTGTTCTTTGTACTTCTGCGTGGTTCTTTATAGCGCCACGCCTGGTGGCCGGCGGGGAACGTTCTGCCTTAGCCACAGCGGAGAAGGGACGGCAGGAGTCACATATTAACTTGGATTTGGAGTCAACGGAGTACAAGAAAAAGGTGGTTTTAGAAGGACTTCTTCAAAGAAACCACCGGAATGTTGTTGGTAGATTGTAG